The Marivirga salinae DNA window ACCTGGCTCTTCTACAAAATTGCTAATGAAATTAATATGAGGAATAATCTGCCATTTTTGTACAATTTCCATGACCTTATCTTGAACAGATCCGCTGCTTGCAGATGCATATTGAGGAAATAATGGTATTACTATTATTTTAGCTACGTTATGACTTCTTAATTCATCCAAAGCATCTTTTATACTTGGAGATTGATATCGCATTGCTATTTCGACTACATACTCATCATCTAATTCCTGTTGCAACAAATCTCTGATATCTTCCCCATAGAATTTTAAGGGAGACCCTCTTTCTACCCAAAGTTTACGGTATTCTTTGGCAGATTTTGGTGCTCTGAAAGGTGCAATTATTAAGTTCACCAACATCCATCGGAATAAAAAAGGAATATCAATTACCCTTTTATCCATTAAAAATTCTCTTAAATATTTTCTTACATCCGATGTTTTTGTAGAATCTGGTGTTCCCAAATTCACTAGTAATACTCCTGTCTTTCCTTGATTTGCTTTTTTCATATTGGGTTGAATAACCAGCAGTGTGATTTTATGTTTTAAATTTCAAAATTAACCAAAGATATATTGATATAATATTCTATTAAGGATTATTACTAATAGTTTGAAATGTTTTGATGACTTATTAAGAAATTCCTAAATCTCTTTTTTGTTTTTCAAGAGATGCTTTTAATTCTGATTCGTTCTTTTGGAGTTTCTCTATTAATGATTTCTTCAATTCTTGTTGATATGCTTTTAATTCAGCTAACCCGCCCTCTCCAGTACTTTTAATTTTACTTTCAATTTCTTCTATTTGTTGTATTAAAGCATCTTTTTCTTTTACTAAAGCGTCTATTTTTTGATATACTTCTGTAATGTCAAAAGCAAATTTGACAATTTTGGTTATTTCCTCATTTTGATTTCTTAAAATTGAATAAGAGCCTTTGATGTTAATTTTTTGTCCATTTTTACTGTAGCGTTCAAATATTCCACTTTGAATTTTCCCTGCTCTTAAATTTTCCCAAAATGATTGATAATCTTCTGAGTTAGCATAATCTTCACTTACAAAAATACGGTGATGTCTTCCTTTAATTTCATCTACTGAGTTATAGCCAAATAATTTAATAAAAGTTTCATCAGCAGTAAGGATATCTCCTTTTGGATTAAACTCTATATAAGCCATGCCACTTTTTTCCATGGCTACTAAACGTTCATTACTTTCTTTTTGGGCGCGTTCCATCTCTTCTTGGGTGGCCTGCAATTCCTCCATATTCTGGCGCATTTCCTCTTCTTGAGCACGCATTTCCTCTGTCATCTGTTGAGAATCCTCTAAAAGTTTATTGGTTCTCTCATTTATCTTAACAGATTGAACTGAGGAAGCAATGTTTTCGCCTACGTCCTCAATAAATTTCCTTTCATTATCGGTAAACTCAGTAAAAGTACCTATTTCAATCACACCATAGACAGTTTCATTGGCGATTAGCGGAACTATGAAAATACTTTTTGGAGTTGCTTTTCCTAATCCTGAAGTAATAGTAATATAATTTTCAGGCAGTTCTTTCATGTATATAGACTGCTTTTCTAGATAAACTTGCCCAACTAATCCTTGTCCAGGTTGAATCGTTTTTTCTAAAAACTTCTTTCTGTCGTATGCATAAGTTGCAGTTAGACGAAGTGCTTCCTCTCCATTTTCATCTTCATCTACTATAAAAATGCTTCCTTGATTTGCATTTAGGTAGTTTACCATAAAAGTGATGACGTGATCGCTCAACTCCGAAATGTTGTTATTGTATTTCCGTAAGATGTCACCAAATTCAGCAGAACCTTTATTTGTCCAGTTTCTAATTCTGGCTTCTTCCGATACGTTTTTGAGGCTATCACGCATTTCAGCTAAAGATAAGCCAATGTCTCCTTGATTATTGAAAACAGAAATATCACTATCAAAACTCCCTTTTCCGACTTCCAAAGCAAAGTTCTTTACATTAGATAGATTTTCTGATAGCGTATGAATTTCTTCTAAAATAATATCGAATTCATCGTTGGTATTAGCTCTTGTTTCAGGAATGTTTCCCTCACTTAGGATTTTTACTTCATCTTGTAATGTGTTGATACTGCTTTTGAATTGTCTTCTTGCGAACCGATATAATATAAAGCATAAAAGAATAGAAATTATGACAATAATTGATTCAACAATTACGAATCTATCGCGAGCATTATATATTTTTTCAGCCACACCCCAAGATTCTTCTTCGATGTTCGCATACAAAAGGCTTGCTTTTTCATCAAATTCATCGCTTAAAGACTTTAAATTATCTGCATAAAGATTACCATTTGGATTGTTGTTTGAGCTTTGGTCTGCTAATTCATCATCTATCCAATTTTGGAGATCATTTGAGTCATATATAGTATCACTTTCTGATCCAGGATAATCATTTATTGATAAACGGATATCCCCACCTCCAAACTGCGCATTATTCATTACTTCTTTTTGCTTAAGCTGGATTCTGTTGCCAAGTCTGCTCAGCTTTTCATATAAAATAATGTTCTCTGGATTCTCCCAAGAAGATTTTAAAGAATCAATACTGTCTTTAGCTGATTGGATTTCTTTCTCCCAAATTTCTTCAATTTCGTTTTTTAAACGGTCATTTCCTGAAAGTAAATAATCTTGAAGATTAACATTGGAATGGCGTATTCCACTTTTAAAGGCATTTACATAAATTCGAGAGGGTTGTTTATTTTCCAAAACATCATTTCCCATCATCATGATTTTGCCGATTTGCGAAAGTGTTATAATAACAACAATTACTATCAATAGGGCCATACTGCCATAGCCGATGATCATTCTGCTTTTAATGGAATTGAAGTTTATTTTTCTCATGTTACACGCTCGCTTTTTCCAAGTCTCAATTTATCTTTTATCAACCTAATTAAAAAGCTTCAAACATAAATTTTAAGCAAACGGTTATTCTGACACATTAAAATCTTTGGAAAATGAGGAAAAAGCATCAAAAATCGCTGATTTGGTTCAGGAAAAATTTAAGAATTGAAGATAATCAAGCACTTTTGGAGGGAATCCAAAACTCAGAAAGATACCTGTTGCTTTATATTTTTGATGAAATAGAATGGAAAGAAAATCCAATTGGCTTGAAGCGATCCTCTGATTTGAAATTAAAATTCAGATGGCAAACTGTGTTGGACTTAAAATATAATATTGAACAGAAGGGAGGGCAATTATTGATTCAAAAAGGGGATTCTAAAACCATCATTCAATCACTTTTGACGGAGAATAAATTTGATGCACTATATGCTCCTAAAGAATTTGGTACAGAGGAAATTCAAGAGGAATTAAGCATTGAAAAACTATTTATAAAACAAAAAAGAGAGGTGCATTTTTATGCTCAAACTACACTTTTTCATGAGGACGATATTCCCTGGCCTATTGGAAAATTGCCAGATATTTTTACCCAATTTAGGAAAGAGAATGAAAAACAAACCGAAGTAAAAGATTTATTAGAAACACCACGAGATTTATCAGCTTCCTTGCCTGTAGACTACAATTTTGAGTTTTCAGATTTAGGGATTGATGATATTCAACCAAATTCAAAATCGGTTCTAAATTTTG harbors:
- the hemH gene encoding ferrochelatase, giving the protein MKKANQGKTGVLLVNLGTPDSTKTSDVRKYLREFLMDKRVIDIPFLFRWMLVNLIIAPFRAPKSAKEYRKLWVERGSPLKFYGEDIRDLLQQELDDEYVVEIAMRYQSPSIKDALDELRSHNVAKIIVIPLFPQYASASSGSVQDKVMEIVQKWQIIPHINFISNFVEEPGYYKTFAALGKKYLDKHDYDHVLFSFHGLPERQIRKGSVDNYCKLGNCCNAYHDKNRFCYRAQCFQTARLIANELNLPEDKYTVTFQSRLGNDPWIKPYTDEVLKELAKDGKKSVLAYSPAFVSDCLETTIEVGEEFKEEFEEAGGERWDLVESLNDNKDWILTLKSLVMKN
- a CDS encoding GAF domain-containing protein, whose translation is MRKINFNSIKSRMIIGYGSMALLIVIVVIITLSQIGKIMMMGNDVLENKQPSRIYVNAFKSGIRHSNVNLQDYLLSGNDRLKNEIEEIWEKEIQSAKDSIDSLKSSWENPENIILYEKLSRLGNRIQLKQKEVMNNAQFGGGDIRLSINDYPGSESDTIYDSNDLQNWIDDELADQSSNNNPNGNLYADNLKSLSDEFDEKASLLYANIEEESWGVAEKIYNARDRFVIVESIIVIISILLCFILYRFARRQFKSSINTLQDEVKILSEGNIPETRANTNDEFDIILEEIHTLSENLSNVKNFALEVGKGSFDSDISVFNNQGDIGLSLAEMRDSLKNVSEEARIRNWTNKGSAEFGDILRKYNNNISELSDHVITFMVNYLNANQGSIFIVDEDENGEEALRLTATYAYDRKKFLEKTIQPGQGLVGQVYLEKQSIYMKELPENYITITSGLGKATPKSIFIVPLIANETVYGVIEIGTFTEFTDNERKFIEDVGENIASSVQSVKINERTNKLLEDSQQMTEEMRAQEEEMRQNMEELQATQEEMERAQKESNERLVAMEKSGMAYIEFNPKGDILTADETFIKLFGYNSVDEIKGRHHRIFVSEDYANSEDYQSFWENLRAGKIQSGIFERYSKNGQKINIKGSYSILRNQNEEITKIVKFAFDITEVYQKIDALVKEKDALIQQIEEIESKIKSTGEGGLAELKAYQQELKKSLIEKLQKNESELKASLEKQKRDLGIS